One window from the genome of Paraneptunicella aestuarii encodes:
- a CDS encoding DUF3530 family protein, with protein MLRRYPFIILLTLVALMLFTACTFAQEQQQTEQASQRQQENSDTSNGAQGSNEEADTKKSSEENAGEQAPVEPKQKLPNRANLPPPVNIAITEQIKADIQRSIEPDFYRTTLVGEEEILVVINEANIALTKGVAIIVSESGVNSLNKFALASLVEPMNDHGWVTILVPAPTLGLRGYQQPPPTDANAMMNNGQNDIQVNANNKENIAPYYQSPLIHEDDFKAHEQHMLQLMQSIVQYSSNYPGFFLVIAQGTSAAWLAKIYSEQQIPQPDAFVAISANWPEHKYNKELPEYIAQMHAPVLDIYNRWDTEWTTKTAKKRSIAAERALKLHYRQREIVGQSFDHNQFIYLSKEIYGWLTYMGW; from the coding sequence TTGTTGCGACGCTATCCTTTTATCATTCTTCTGACGCTTGTGGCACTTATGCTGTTCACGGCATGTACCTTTGCACAGGAGCAGCAACAAACGGAACAAGCCAGTCAAAGGCAGCAAGAAAATTCAGATACCAGCAATGGAGCCCAAGGCTCGAATGAAGAAGCTGATACAAAAAAGAGCTCGGAAGAGAACGCTGGAGAACAAGCCCCAGTCGAGCCCAAACAGAAACTCCCCAACCGAGCTAATTTACCGCCTCCGGTTAATATCGCAATAACAGAGCAAATTAAAGCCGACATTCAACGCTCAATCGAGCCAGATTTTTATCGAACCACACTGGTTGGCGAAGAAGAAATTCTTGTGGTTATCAACGAAGCCAATATCGCCCTCACCAAAGGCGTTGCTATTATCGTTAGCGAATCTGGCGTGAACAGCTTGAACAAATTTGCTTTAGCTTCTCTGGTTGAACCCATGAATGATCATGGCTGGGTGACAATATTGGTTCCGGCGCCTACGTTGGGGCTAAGAGGTTATCAGCAACCACCTCCAACCGATGCTAATGCAATGATGAATAATGGACAGAATGACATTCAGGTTAACGCGAACAACAAAGAAAACATTGCCCCTTATTATCAGTCTCCACTGATTCATGAAGACGATTTTAAAGCTCACGAGCAACATATGTTGCAGCTGATGCAGTCTATTGTGCAATACAGCAGCAACTATCCAGGGTTCTTTCTGGTAATAGCACAAGGCACCTCTGCGGCCTGGCTAGCGAAAATCTATTCAGAGCAACAAATTCCTCAACCCGATGCCTTTGTCGCAATCAGTGCCAACTGGCCTGAGCATAAATATAATAAAGAATTACCGGAGTACATTGCCCAAATGCACGCCCCTGTTTTGGATATTTATAATCGTTGGGATACGGAATGGACAACAAAAACGGCCAAAAAACGCTCAATCGCAGCAGAGCGAGCATTGAAATTACATTACCGACAACGAGAAATTGTGGGTCAATCTTTTGATCACAATCAATTCATATACCTGTCTAAAGAAATTTATGGATGGCTTACGTATATGGGTTGGTAG
- a CDS encoding pseudouridine synthase, which produces MAILNYQPPTNPYIKVVYQDDHVLVLDKPSGLLTVPGKALEHRDCLQLRVQRVFPEARIVHRLDMATSGLIVMAFGKSNQGAIGKQFEQRQVDKTYQALVWEHIEDDSGTVSLPLICDWPNRPKQMVDHERGKPATTHWQVKSRNLENNVSLKKNIPFSLVELKPVTGRSHQLRVHMLSLGHPILGDRLYAHEQALAARPRLQLHACQLSFKHPQTDVQLNFESPPPFNI; this is translated from the coding sequence ATGGCAATATTGAATTACCAACCACCCACCAATCCATACATTAAGGTCGTCTATCAAGACGACCATGTGTTGGTATTGGATAAGCCCAGTGGCTTGCTTACCGTGCCGGGAAAAGCGCTGGAACATAGAGATTGCCTGCAATTACGAGTGCAACGAGTCTTTCCCGAGGCTCGCATTGTGCATCGGCTGGATATGGCAACCTCCGGGCTTATCGTTATGGCTTTTGGAAAATCCAATCAAGGCGCGATAGGCAAGCAATTCGAACAACGGCAAGTAGACAAAACCTATCAGGCTCTGGTTTGGGAGCATATTGAGGATGATAGCGGCACTGTGTCTTTACCTCTTATTTGTGACTGGCCGAATCGCCCGAAACAAATGGTGGATCACGAAAGAGGCAAACCCGCCACTACACACTGGCAGGTCAAGTCACGCAACCTGGAAAACAATGTCTCTCTGAAAAAGAACATCCCTTTTAGTTTAGTGGAATTGAAACCGGTAACGGGACGTTCCCACCAATTACGAGTGCATATGTTAAGTCTGGGACATCCCATATTGGGTGATCGGCTGTACGCACATGAACAAGCCTTGGCTGCTCGCCCGAGGTTACAACTGCATGCATGTCAGTTGTCATTTAAGCATCCACAAACTGACGTGCAATTGAACTTTGAATCACCTCCCCCTTTTAATATTTAA
- the rapA gene encoding RNA polymerase-associated protein RapA, giving the protein MNQTAAFYPGQRWLSNAEMELGLGTVIAVTDRAINLLFPATGEGRNYAIKDAPLTRVAFSAGDTADHAEGWSFSIESVQEQNGMLTYFGVRSDSKEKVEVKETFLAHDFQLNAPEQRLFSGQFDNPKWFDIRKQCLLQQHAHLTSPLLGFVGARVELIQHQIHIAREVGQRFAPRVLLADEVGLGKTIEAALIIHQQLLTGRAQRVLIVVPSSLVHQWLVEMLRRVNLAFAIFDEERCDAASEDGGNPFESEQLILCSLDFLTENEKYFGLARDAGWDLLVVDEAHHLRWSPQEASQEYQVVQEIAANTKGVLLLTATPDQLGHESHFARLRLLDADRFHDYQRFIEEEQQYAELAQAIAPLLSILDSGTSHIDTLSLEHIKAIESFAGKQEWLSAPEQLKPDAINKLISELLDRHGTGRLLFRNSRNNIAGFPKRILNSYPLAMPATYKEAAESGKPDIHPEAGLRKRLAPEKAMLDAKEWHDEDPRVSWFIEKLQALQGKKVLTICAKSSTALALAEAVRLKSGIRTAVFHEHMTIVDRDKAANYFAQTEDGAQVLICSEIGSEGRNFQFAHHLVLFDLPLIPDLLEQRIGRLDRIGQTQDINLHVPYFEGSAQEVMLNWYHQSLNAFEHTCPTGGVIYEQVREELGNCLRQPQDSDATAQLIESTKHLHLDMLQKLEQGRDRLLELNSSGQGKIAPFIESIQDSDDSPYLEKFMSNLLDGLGVAQEERDEETYFLRPTESMISTLPGMDDEGMTVTYERKTATQLEHVHFLSWDHPLVNNAMDMLLAENNGKSSVCLFTDKTKPAGYFWLECLYVLTGHADKSLQLHRFLPPTPINISLDAKQTLITDEFQDLQSVKGKIGRQLCQALNKHITKTLESASQLAEKQANQIMHTQAEQVKQLLGDEINRLLSLSKINPSIREEEIQFLQTQYDGLLNAISSAKVRLEAVRLIVNNP; this is encoded by the coding sequence ATGAATCAAACAGCAGCTTTTTATCCTGGCCAACGCTGGCTCAGTAATGCCGAAATGGAACTCGGACTTGGTACTGTCATTGCCGTCACAGACAGAGCGATCAATTTATTATTTCCAGCGACGGGAGAAGGTCGCAATTACGCCATAAAAGACGCCCCGCTGACCCGCGTCGCCTTCAGTGCTGGCGATACGGCTGACCACGCAGAAGGTTGGAGTTTCAGTATCGAATCGGTACAAGAGCAAAACGGCATGCTGACTTATTTTGGCGTCCGTAGCGACTCAAAAGAAAAGGTGGAAGTAAAAGAAACCTTTTTAGCACACGATTTCCAACTGAACGCCCCTGAACAACGCTTATTCAGTGGTCAGTTTGACAACCCCAAATGGTTCGATATTCGTAAGCAATGTCTGTTACAACAGCATGCACACCTAACCTCACCCTTATTAGGTTTTGTTGGCGCACGAGTAGAACTGATTCAACACCAGATCCACATTGCCCGAGAAGTGGGTCAACGTTTCGCACCACGTGTTTTGCTAGCTGACGAAGTGGGTTTGGGTAAAACCATCGAAGCGGCGTTGATTATCCACCAGCAACTATTAACCGGCAGAGCGCAGCGCGTGCTAATTGTTGTGCCTTCAAGTCTGGTGCATCAATGGCTGGTTGAAATGCTGCGCCGGGTCAACCTCGCCTTTGCTATTTTTGATGAAGAACGCTGTGACGCAGCCAGTGAAGATGGCGGCAATCCTTTTGAAAGCGAACAGCTGATTTTATGCAGTCTCGATTTCCTGACCGAGAACGAAAAATACTTCGGCCTTGCCCGCGATGCGGGCTGGGATTTATTGGTCGTAGACGAAGCCCATCACCTACGCTGGAGTCCGCAAGAAGCGTCTCAGGAATATCAGGTTGTTCAGGAAATTGCAGCTAACACCAAAGGCGTGCTTCTGCTTACTGCTACACCAGATCAACTTGGTCATGAAAGCCATTTCGCTCGCTTACGATTATTAGATGCCGACCGCTTTCATGATTACCAACGTTTTATTGAAGAAGAACAACAATATGCTGAGCTGGCGCAAGCCATTGCGCCTTTATTGAGCATTCTTGATTCTGGTACAAGCCATATCGACACGCTAAGCCTTGAACATATTAAGGCAATAGAATCCTTTGCAGGTAAGCAGGAGTGGTTGTCTGCACCTGAACAACTGAAACCAGACGCTATCAACAAGCTGATTTCCGAGTTGCTGGATCGACATGGAACCGGACGCTTATTGTTCCGTAACAGTCGCAACAATATTGCAGGTTTCCCGAAACGTATTCTGAATTCCTATCCATTAGCTATGCCTGCAACCTATAAAGAAGCGGCAGAAAGTGGCAAACCGGATATTCATCCAGAAGCGGGTTTACGTAAGCGTTTGGCTCCTGAAAAAGCCATGCTGGATGCCAAAGAATGGCACGATGAAGACCCAAGAGTCAGCTGGTTTATCGAAAAGTTACAAGCACTGCAAGGCAAGAAAGTCCTGACTATCTGTGCCAAAAGCTCCACAGCCTTAGCCTTGGCTGAAGCGGTTCGCTTAAAATCAGGCATTCGCACTGCGGTTTTCCACGAACACATGACTATTGTGGATCGCGATAAAGCCGCCAATTACTTCGCTCAAACCGAAGACGGTGCGCAAGTATTGATTTGTAGTGAGATCGGCAGTGAAGGACGCAACTTCCAATTTGCCCATCATCTGGTTCTGTTTGATTTACCATTAATTCCCGACTTGCTGGAACAGCGTATTGGACGCCTTGACCGTATCGGTCAAACTCAGGACATCAACCTGCATGTTCCTTACTTCGAAGGCTCAGCTCAGGAAGTGATGCTGAATTGGTATCATCAATCGCTGAATGCGTTCGAGCATACCTGCCCTACTGGCGGTGTAATCTATGAACAGGTGCGTGAAGAGTTAGGCAACTGTCTGCGTCAACCTCAAGATAGCGACGCTACAGCGCAGCTGATCGAATCGACCAAGCACCTACACCTGGACATGCTACAGAAGCTGGAACAAGGAAGGGATCGCCTGTTAGAACTGAATTCTTCGGGTCAGGGCAAAATCGCACCATTTATCGAATCCATCCAAGACTCCGATGATTCTCCTTATCTGGAGAAATTCATGAGTAATCTGCTGGATGGGCTTGGTGTTGCGCAAGAAGAGCGTGACGAGGAAACCTACTTCCTACGTCCAACTGAAAGCATGATCAGCACCTTGCCAGGTATGGATGATGAAGGTATGACGGTGACTTATGAAAGAAAAACCGCCACGCAACTAGAGCATGTTCACTTCCTGAGCTGGGATCATCCATTGGTGAATAACGCCATGGACATGCTGTTGGCGGAGAATAATGGTAAGAGCTCCGTTTGTCTGTTTACCGACAAAACCAAACCCGCCGGTTACTTTTGGCTGGAATGCCTATATGTGCTGACAGGTCACGCCGACAAGTCTTTGCAATTGCATCGTTTCTTGCCTCCAACACCAATCAATATCAGTCTTGATGCCAAGCAGACACTGATCACCGACGAGTTCCAGGATCTGCAATCAGTAAAAGGCAAGATAGGCCGCCAATTGTGTCAGGCTCTGAACAAACACATTACAAAGACATTGGAAAGCGCTTCACAACTCGCAGAAAAACAAGCCAACCAGATTATGCATACCCAAGCTGAACAGGTGAAACAGCTATTGGGAGATGAAATCAATCGCTTGTTATCTCTGAGCAAAATCAATCCATCGATTCGAGAAGAAGAAATCCAGTTTCTGCAAACTCAATATGATGGCTTGTTGAATGCCATTAGCAGCGCCAAGGTTCGTCTGGAAGCGGTTCGCCTGATCGTAAACAATCCATAA
- a CDS encoding PhoH family protein, with protein sequence MPKEPASQTKLYVLDTNILLHEPLAFLSFKEHDVVIPMTVLEELDYIKDSKKDVARDARVSIRAMEDVLRDATPEQMVDGVSLAGTTAGESAPTGRLSIFADHTMTDEQKVFTKNENDNNIISAALYLQKVKAPRQVVLVTKDINMRLKAKGAGMALVEDYRTDQLISDIQFLFKGYYRFEGNFWDSVKSVESRSEGRDTIHTISRDVLPEAYINEFILDQSENFAAIVEYMDEKNIELLDMGYERLMGRSAWGISPKNIGQAMALHALLDPQIDLVILTGPAGSGKTLLALAAALEMVVEKNMYDKIIVTRSTPEIAESIGFLPGTEEEKMAPWLAAITDSLEVLHKNDENVTGSMSYIMEKANIQFKSVNFMRGRSIQNAIVILDESQNLTASQLKTIITRCGEGTKLICGGNLAQIDSNYLSPVTSGLTYLVEKFKNFSGSANINLDGVVRSRLAEFAEENL encoded by the coding sequence ATGCCAAAAGAACCTGCCTCTCAAACCAAACTATACGTACTCGATACCAATATTCTTCTTCACGAACCTCTCGCTTTTTTATCTTTCAAGGAGCATGACGTTGTTATTCCAATGACCGTATTGGAAGAGCTGGATTACATTAAAGACAGTAAAAAAGATGTTGCCCGCGATGCTCGAGTGTCGATACGTGCAATGGAAGATGTTCTGCGTGATGCAACGCCAGAACAAATGGTTGATGGTGTTAGTTTAGCTGGCACAACCGCTGGTGAGTCAGCGCCAACCGGCCGTTTGTCGATATTTGCTGATCATACGATGACCGATGAGCAAAAGGTGTTCACCAAGAACGAGAACGACAACAACATCATTAGCGCGGCGTTGTACTTGCAGAAAGTCAAAGCGCCTCGACAAGTGGTGTTAGTGACCAAAGACATCAACATGCGCCTGAAAGCAAAAGGCGCAGGCATGGCCTTGGTAGAGGATTATCGAACCGATCAGCTGATCAGCGATATTCAATTCCTGTTCAAAGGCTATTACCGTTTTGAAGGCAATTTCTGGGATAGCGTAAAATCGGTCGAGAGCCGTTCTGAAGGCCGCGATACCATTCACACAATCAGCCGTGATGTGTTGCCAGAGGCCTACATAAACGAGTTCATTCTGGATCAATCGGAGAATTTTGCCGCGATCGTGGAATACATGGACGAGAAAAACATTGAGCTTCTCGACATGGGCTACGAACGTTTGATGGGGCGTAGCGCTTGGGGCATTAGCCCGAAAAACATAGGCCAGGCCATGGCGCTACATGCCTTGCTCGACCCTCAGATTGATCTGGTGATTTTGACCGGCCCGGCTGGTAGCGGTAAAACCTTGCTGGCGTTGGCTGCGGCTTTGGAAATGGTGGTCGAGAAAAATATGTACGACAAGATCATCGTCACCAGAAGCACGCCGGAAATTGCTGAGTCTATTGGTTTCTTGCCGGGAACTGAAGAAGAGAAAATGGCGCCCTGGTTGGCGGCAATTACCGACTCTTTGGAAGTGTTGCATAAGAACGACGAGAATGTGACTGGTTCCATGAGCTATATTATGGAGAAGGCCAATATTCAGTTTAAGTCGGTGAACTTCATGCGTGGTCGTAGTATTCAGAATGCAATTGTCATTCTGGACGAATCTCAAAATCTGACAGCATCACAATTAAAAACTATTATTACTCGTTGTGGAGAAGGTACTAAACTTATATGTGGCGGTAACTTAGCGCAAATTGATAGTAACTATTTGTCTCCAGTCACTTCC